The window aaaaaaacctagttTGAGAGGCTGTCGGGTAATTACACTTATGTATACATTTTTTTGAGTCTCTTCTTTAGATATAGGCCATAATTTAAACATTGTCAAATGTTAGGATGCACTAAATCACATCCTGAAACTCATTGATTGCATGTGACATGGAAGGGTTTATTTAAAAACACGACAAAAATCTTATTGCGATAACAATTTCTGCTGCCATCACTGTAAGGCTGAAATCACCACAAAACAAGGCTCTGTTGTCTTGACGTCCTCTTGTAGAAGCTGTTTCCCTACACTCTAATCCAGTATGACTCCGAGCGGGATGAACCAGTTCGTGATGTTAATGGCCTGTGTATTGAGTCACCTAAAGGTAAGGAAATGTCTGCACTTTAAATGGTCTTGTGTTCTTGTCTGGGCTATGAGCTATTTAATATGCATGTGAAATACTCATTCTCCTTTTCTTTAAGGTGAGACGGGACTGCttgtgtcaaaggtcacaggtaTTTCCCCTTTTGTTGGCTATGCCCAGAATGAGGAACAGACTGAGAGGAAAAGGCTCCGCAATGTTTTGAAGAAAGGAGACCTGTACTTCAACAGCGGAGACCTGATGAGAATCGACAGCGACAACTTCATTTACTTCCAGGATCGTGTAGGTGACACGTTCAGGTACATTACTGACGTGAAGGTTTGGCGAGGCAAACAAGTCACCATTGTCCTTCAATATCTGCTTGGGAAAATGCAAATATAATGTTAAACGTCGGCTACATGAAAGGCACTTCATTCAAAGATTATAGAATGTTGTACCTtcatgtttctctgcaggtgaatTATTTCACTTCAATTTCAGCAGTTGTGAAGCATAAATCTCCAGATTTTTACTGCTTTCTCTGCCCGCTGGTCCTCACAGGTGGAAAGGCGAGAACGTGGCGACGACTGAAGTGTCGGACATCCTGGCGATGAGCGGTTGTCTCAAGGAGGCCAACGTTTACGGTGTCCGAGTGCCAGGTTCTTCCCCTGATACTGCGAAACAAATAAACCCATTTTGTGAATGGTTAAACAGCAAAGCCAACTGCTCTGCTTGTTTGGCAACGCAGGCCACGAGGGACGGATTGGAATGGCGGCTGTCGTTGTGAGAGAAGGGGAGCAGTTGGATGGGCATAGAATATATGACCATGTGGTCAGCTACCTGCCCTCATACGCCCGACCTCGCTTCATAAGAATACGGGTGATTCCAGTTCACACGCTGCAGCGTTCTGAATGATTGTGTGTCCGTGGTCACTGATGTTTATAAAGCCTGAGTATTGTTTTTGCATCCAGAATGTCATGGAGGTGACGGGAACCTTCAAAcagatgaaaatgaagctggtggaggaggggttcAACCCAGCGTTTGTTCAGGACCCTCTTTACGTCCTTGATGACGGGGAGAAGAGTTACACCCCGATGACGGCTCAGCTCTACAGCCGCATTATATCGGGAAGTCTCAAACTATGATTGTTCAGGCTGCATTCCTGCTTTTACTGTATAATGGCGTTCTAGGGACTGCTTTTGAAAAAATGGCCCAGGAGGTAAAGAATATGGCCTACAGATGTCATCCTGTGTTTCATGGGAAGTGTAGGGTTTAAATATAAGGTTGCATGATTACAAATAAAGGAGGTTTACAGTTATCCTGAAATATAGCATTATATTAATATTAAGTTGCTCAATGCAACtactttattttccttttggaTGCAAAACTTAAAAAGCCAAAAATAGCTTGCTATAAAGGCAACACGTTTATTGGCAATATTTATCAATAAAACATGTACAGTGTAAATCAATGAACCAACACAGGTAGAACTGATCATTCCATTTCAAGAAATTCCAGCTTAAATTCATTCACTATGGCAACCAAAAGAATGTACAAGAAGCTCAGCAAAACTTCCAGAGCTGAACAGTCACAATGTGCTGAAAACCCTCAACATCCGTTCAGGTTCCTGGTACTGGTATTTAGAAGCCTTAAGTGCGCAAACTCTGTATATACAAAAGCTAACagttcaaaacatttttaaaacaaatgcacaaTATCAAGACACTGAAAAAAACGTGCAAATCATTACCTTTAAGTTATAATTCCATATAGATCTAATGATCTGTGATGGTGGCAGATATGTCCTGTCGTGGCTCTGACACTGTTCATATGTTGTAGTTGGTGAgtaagattttttattttagctttgtCAGAAATAAGAGTAGCTAAAGAAAGTCCTGAGTAGAAATATTTCAAAacgtattttaaaaaataaaaataaaataaaataatcttaCAAGGCCTTCATCTCttcaaaatatttacatttttgaatTAGCAGAGTTATACAATCTCACATGTCCACCAGTAACAGCTAAAATGCTTTCTCGGCTTTCTGAACAAGGACAAATCTTATGTTTAATCACCTCCAAACCACAAAACAGGCAAGTCtaaacacagataaaatgtGATCTTGTGGAAGATCACATTTTAGGCATCCTGTGTGAATTTTGCGAATCATTTACCAGTAGCCAGATAAGGCGGTTTCCAGTTCTAGTGGGAGGTTTGTACGCTCTAAAGCTGAGGTGGTGGAGCAGTTCACAGCTGGAGGGTTTAGATGACGATGCTGGTGCCACTGCGAGAACTCTTGTCCTGGGAGAGACACACCAACTTTAGATTCAGGTCACTGGTCAGTATCACTACGGCTGTTTCTGTGTTGATGTATCTGAGCACTTCTCCTGACAGGAGTGCATTTTTGTGGTCGTCACAATGTGCACATCGCCTAAAGCAGTGTGTTTCTTACGGAGTAGCGCGCTCCTGGTTTCTGCCCAGGTTCGTATTCAGTGTAGAGTGGCGGTTTGTCCCCATAACCTCCTCCTCGACCCCCCCGAGCTCCTCCTCGCCTACTGCTATCCTCATCATCTGAGCTCCACGATCCGCCTCTTgagcgccgccctgctggaggggAGTAGTTTGCTCTGGATCTACTGTCGAACAGATCGTCCCTGGAGCGGGAGCGGGGGCGGTCCATCCCCGCTCGTGCCCTGCCGTGGCTTCGGCCATCCATTGAGTCTTCGCTGTAGCTCCTAGGAATGCCTCTAGACCTAGCGGGTGACGGGTATCGCCTGCCAGCTGCACCACGCTCATCGCGGCGGCCAAATCCGCTGCGGCCGCTCTCGCTGGAGCTCGGAGGGCGGGTCTTGGGAGCAGATGGTGGATTCCTGTTTGGCCTCTGCTCTCTAATTGGTGGCAGAGTGATGATGCGACGCTCTGTGGGGGCATCATCGAGGGCAGAGATCATGCTGGGAGGACCGGGGGAAAATGGGATGGCGGCAGGCATGTGTTGGTGAGGAGGTGGGACCTGCTGCATGTGGTTTGGTGGATGTGGCGGAACCTGATGGAGTCAAATACTGGCAATAAGCAATACTCTGTAGTAGAAAAATAAAGATCTTGTGAAGCCAAGATAAAAACCCAAATACATGGGAAGCGCTGGTTGGACATACCTGGAGAAGAGGACTCGTCATGTCCATCCCCCTCACCTGGCTCTCCAAGTAATCAAGCATGTGATTGGTGTTGGCAGGAGTGATGTTACCATTGTGGCTGGGAGGGGGCATGCTGTAGGCGGAGGActgaggaggtgggagaggcaTGGCTTTCAATGGAATGCTTTTTCCTGAAACAGATCCTGGAAGAAGCGAACACATTTGCAAAATGTAGATTGACAGCGTGAGGATATAAAGGATcacacaacatttaaaaaaaaggtgtacACACCTGAGTAAAGCAGGGGGTTCATCTGCGTGGAGGCGTGGCTTATTGGGCCGTATACCGGCTGTCCCCCCATCCAAGGAGCCATGGCCCTCTGAGCTTCCTTTATCATACGATGCTGCATCACAGCTGAAAGATGAGAAAAGAGATCTCTTTAATATTGCTAACTTGCATTAATGGCAAGCTAGCAGGTAGCTTTTCTTTACCCTTTTCTGGACAGCAGCACGTTCTGGGGCAGCAGGGACAGCGGACATAGCAGCAACATTTCTGAGGGCAACACTGGCAGCAGCAAATGCAGAAGAGCATGATGAGCAGGAGGATTCCAATGATGATTAACAACACTGTTAGCCAGTctgagagaagacaggaagataGTCAAGCACATGACGGGCACGTTTTGTGAGTCTGCCGTAAAGCTCGGCCACTGTTTGATCAGACAAACAACTGTTTTTGTTACTTACGGTAAACAATGAGCTTGACTTCCTTGTCAGAATCTCCAGATGTGTCTCCCGGAGCGTCCACAGTGCAGTAGTAAACCCCATTATCCCACCACATCACCTCATTGATCACCAGATCTGCTTCTGCACATGGGCAAACATGCACAAGAACACAACTAGCATTTTGTTCTTTTACCAGATCAGGTTTACGTTTTAAACTGGATGCCGAAGGTTCGAGCTACTTTGATGAGGCCATACGAAGTTTGAACTTACTGTTCTGTACCGATATCTTGCGCTCGCGGTACTCCACTCCTAGAATTGCCTCGTTGCTTCCCCTCTTTTGAAGCACTGTGCGCACTGTGCGCTGGCGGTCTGGACAGTCATTGGACGGgtcctgtcccagctgcagggCCGACTGGTACGCTGCAAAAGCAGGGGCAGCGCTTTAGGTGAAGTTCAAATATTTTTTGTGTCGCCACCAATTGTCATTGCCTTTTTCCAAAAGACTACAGGCTGATTCATAAGTCAATGTCAATCCCCGTTTCACTAAGTGACATGAAACTGTGTCGTCATTGTGATGATTCACCGATTGTTCCGTTGTGTTGCTGTGACAGAGGGTTTCAGTGTTGCTTGTTCATTGAACCAATAGCAATGCTAAGCTATGCTATATTAGTGtggaaaaacatgaaatgaGACGAGTGACTCAGCTCTTTACTGTGTAGTATGTGTGCTTCATGCAGCCGGACATCCCAGCAAACTTGAGCTTAACATGAGGCCCATTTTACTTACAAGTGTAGAGAATTAAAATATTGCACAACGAAATTTGTGTCTAGAGCTAAAACACTATCTTGTAGAAAgatttctcaaaataaataaataagaaagaTTTTTCCTGCTTTATCTCCCCCAACACAacgtcatttttttttaacataacatCAAATTTGTTCAAATTTAAGACGGCGAGTCTCTTCTGATGCCAATTAACCTCGAATTTCCTCAAGACTCATCATGGGTACATGCTCACCTGTGGAGTAGTACTCCAGGACGGGGTCCTTGCAGAAAGACTTGTACTTCCACGTGACCAGAACATCTTGGAGGCTTGCAGAAGTGGAGTAATCACACCGAATAATCACTGAAGCAAACAGAAACGTGGTGCGTTGCTGCTCAGGAACATTGACCTGGATACACACCGAGACTGCAAGGGCATGACAAATGATGgttacacacccacacaccacagcaCTGTTTTCAGCATATATAAGATGGGATTTTGTGTGCCAGTGGAGGCAGCAGACTGAGTTTTGTAAAGTGAAAACAAAACGCGTGCGTCGGTTTCTCACAACGTAGGAGCAGATTTCAAAGTGGAAAAACCAGAAGAACTGGTGCCACAGACAAagacacaggaaacagtttACTGTGAAACTGACAAGCAAATATTCAGAAGCTGGAATGAAACCTGTTGGCTTTACCTTCATTGGGGGCAAGAGAAtactttggaaaaaaaaaaatctttgctgTTATAATAATAAATTTACGAATAAACCGTAAAATAACCAAACTGGACTTGCTGTAAACAAAATTCCATTTTTGTGACACGGCAACACAACTGTCATGTGACCTACATCGGCATCTTGAGTAGTTTCGGTAGAAATTTGGAATCAACAAATTCAATTTATTCCAGGAAAAAtagaacacaaaaacaaatactGCAGTGAGATTAGGTTGATAAAACTGCCTTTACCTTTCAGAattgacaggaggaggaggaggacggcaaATAATGGCCGCATGATGACAAAACGCACCGTTTCTCACCAAACCCAGTCAAAATGAACAGGAGCGAAACAAAATGATGAACTAAAGCAAATTTTCCTCCCTCAACTTAAACAAatgcttgttgtttcctcccgCGCGTACGGCTGAAATTTATCTGTCTACGGAGACCAGACTAATCTGTGACCACACCCCGAAACAGGTGATTTCATCCTTTCCTGTGACGTATACAGGTGACCCCCACCACCGGAACAACCTCTGATTTAGAACAAAGAAGAAggaacaattaaaaataaaaaaacagcaagTGCTCGAACcgtttttatttgtttcctcCAGGGAACAATTTTGATTTTGCGGACAAAACATTGAAACCTGTGTTAGTCTGGAAAAGTCCCCCTACATTTTCTGCCCCCTATTGAAATATTAAATGCAGATAGAAAATACACAAGttcataaaagaaaataagcaAATGCACTGTCCGTCTTGAAcgtaatgttttaaaaatgtttttgcttCAAACTACCTCCTCTGTCACGttcaaaagattaaaaaaatcaaattaaatcggCACAAAACGTACTAATTTAGGTATAACATATTGAAAATAACAATATACAATTTTATAtgcctgtgcatgtgttttaCTGTTGGTTTAGTAATCGATGGTCaaattttcagaaaaaaaatgcgGTTTCCATTCACTCTTAAAAgttaatggcaaaaaaaagtttgatCAAACTGCGACTGTGCAGAGCGGCTCGGTCGCGCAGTGATGACGTCGCAGCGTGAGGAGGTGCGGATTTGCCACGTCGGTCTCTGTGCAGCGCATTTAACACTGTTGCTCCTAAAGCCCGTGGCAAACTTTAAAAGCCCTTATATGTCTTCCGCCAAAGACCGAGCGACCCTTGAGCATCACCAGCGTCCCTGTAGCTCGTCGCCACGTCGGTGCAGTTGGGGATTTTGAAAACTGGAAGGCTGTGCACTGAGGACTTGTCGAGCTGGAAGCCTCACAACTGACTGATGCATCCTCGTTCACTTCACCCTCCCGTATGTTGTCGATGTGCTGTGAGTAATAGAGGAATTACGGAGAGTTTTAAAGAGAAAAGGCGTTTGTTTTGACATCCACCTGGTAGCTACGAGCTTACCTGGTTCTGGTTGTAAGGCGACGATGCCCCCTAGTTTGTGCGGCGTATGTCAACAACCGTGTGTCATTATTTAGACATACATCTTCGGTAGTGGCCTCAGCGAGCCCAAAACCCGTCAGAACAGTTAAAAGAGAATTGGTTAGCAGTCTTTAGCTTCTAGCTCAACGTTTCTCCTGCTTTTTATACACTTTTAAAAGATTCTTTCGAAGTAAAACCCGAGAACGCATTGCACTTCCACATTGCGTCAAGATGTAATCCTCCAGTCGCATAGTTGTGGTCACAATCACTAGTTCCCGTTTTCACTGACCAACTGAAAGTACTATGACAAGTTGGTGCTTCCTGTTAAACGATTCGACTTCAGTTGGGTTAAGGACTCGAAGGAGGCACAAGTAATCTCAGCATATAATACAAGCTCTGCCACAAACCGTGTTGATATAAGGTCCAATCTCATAGCCAGGTTTGGTATCTGACCCCAAAGTTGGCTTTAACTTTGAAGAATCGAGTAGGGATTTATCAGAAACATGGCAAAGAATCATCTGTCACTCTGAATAAGGGCTGAATTCTATTTAGTTGTGTTTTTTGTGGTTGCTGGCGTACCTGAAGAGCCATTGGTAATGTTTCTACATCCAGTTATGACAAGTTGAAACAAGGGCTGTGAGGAAAGAGCTGCTATCCACATCAGGTCTCAAATGGTGAGGTCATCCTTTTAAGTACTTGTGTCAGTGAACATTTCGTCTGTTTGATGCTTAATTACGCTAAATACTGATTGAGGTATTCCTTTCATGCAGACACACTTGTAATGGGACCCATTCCACATCAACAAAAGATCGATTCTGGTTGCAGCTGTAAGCAGACAGGCCACGTACAAGCTGGTCTGATGCTCCGGCTTTTTGTTTTAGTTAAGCAATGCTGTGGTGGCACTTGGAATTGTTGCCATTAGCCAAGCTTTGCGGTAGTTTAGGTCCTGTTGTGCAGCTTTCCTCTTGGTCGTCTGTTGACATGCCTCAATTAAACTAAGTTTCTAACGAAGTTGAAGCTATTTAACGCTTGGGAGATTATAGTTGACCTCCGCAACGTGTTAttgacagatgtgtgtgtatgttcatCCTGAGGTGACTCACGGTGGATTATTTTTAGCCTGATGTGAACAAAGACCTGGTCGGCAGCTAGCATTATCTGCTAAAACAAAATGTGAAGATTTGACACTCTGCAGCCAGCCAGAGGGCCAAAGGTCAAGCatgtcttaaaaaaaataataaaaaaagcactGGGTTTCTTTGCTTGACTTCAAAATAATTTTATGTTGGCCCAGAtgaaagcagatgtttttgGTTTCGGAAGAGAGAAATGTGAACTGTCACAACATGCAAATCTGATCCAGGTTTCATAATGTGACTGTAACCTTATTTTCTGTCAGTTATCGGTTATATGTCAGCAGGATTATGAACTCTAGAGTTATAACACAGGGTAATGTTGGCCATAACTCCACACAGTTAGATTTTGAAAATAATATTTCAGGATCATTGTGTGTTCATGGCAAGCTACTCCTGCGAAAATAAGGTTGTATCGTTTTGAAATGTCACTCTGGCGCGATCAGTGTCATGATAACAGGTCACGTCTTTCATTCAAGTTCAACGAGGTTACTCCAACGGCCTTTTTATAGAGCTTCAGTGcttctgtttttgcctttccttTTGATTTAAAGTGCAACAGATTCTCCAGTTATTTCACAGGTTCAGGTTTCTCGAGGACACGCGGCTGTTATCTGTGTTTATTCTAAACCATTGAACAGGGCAAAGATTTGTTTAGCTTATCTTTCATTAATCACAGTTATGGTCAAATTGAGATTTTCGCAGTTTTGATAAACACCTTTGATTTTTGCTCTGTGTCCCTCCTCGACAGTGCCCTGGCTCTACATGGTGGCTCATTGAGAACGAGTGGAGTCCCAGCAGCTGTTGCTTGGTGGGCGGCATCTGTGGTTGCCACGGTAGCTGGCAACCATGCCAGGAGGCCGCAGGGGTCCGAGCAGACAGCAACTAAGTCGCGCTGCTTTGCCGTCCCTGCAGACTCTGGTTGGAGGCAACATTGCCAATGGCACAGGCCTCCGCAACCGGTAATACATTTAAACGTTTCTGCTTGATAACCGAGAGATTTACAAACCAATATCTGTCATTAAACTATTGACAAGGGGTTTCAAAAGtgttttattgtgcagtctgcaTTTAGGAGTATTTAAACAGTGATCTCATGTTATTAATTTTCCTTATCACTGCTCCCACAATGACCTGTTGAACTTACTGAAGGcgatgtctgtgtgtgacaaGCACAGTGTTCTGAACACACTCTCTGTGTCCACCTCAGAAGCAGTAATTCCATGGGTCTCTCTGCGCCCCCGCTCTCGGCCCTCATCACTCCGGAGCCGGTGCGCCACTCGAGGATCCCCGAACTGCCACTGGACAGCAGCCTGCTTTTCGAGTTCCTGCTCTTTCTGTACTTGCTGGTTGCGCTGTTTGTCCAGTATATTAACATATACAGGACGGTCTGGTGGTACCCGTACAGCCACCCCGCTGCCTCTACCTCGCTTGTAAGAAAACACGCACCACTAGTGTTGCAGCATGCTTGACTCTAAGAATCTGAATTCCATGTTGGTATTTAAAGCATATTTCCTGCAGAGGTTAATGAAGAACAAGCTCTTTTGCCTGCAACTGCAACACGTAGTTTTAACCTTTTATGGAAGCAACTATTGTTTTCAAAAAGCGTCTTTCCTATTTCGTCTTCAGAACTTCCATCTTATGGATTACCACCTGGCTATCTTCATCACAGTCATGTTAGCCAGGAGGCTTGTTTGGACAGTAGTTTCAGAGGTCAGCATACAGATTGTACAATCCCCATTTCATTTGAGTAGCAGCTGTAAGAACCTAACCTACCTGAGGTCGGCGATGCCGTTGCTGTCTCTCTAACGGCCTTTTTGTCATCCGTCTCGTGAAGGTGTCTCAGAGCAGCCGTGGATCGTTGCTCCGCTACATGTTCCTGATCACAGCTCGACTCAGCCTGCTGACCATGTGCGGCTGGGTGCTCTGCTGGACGTTAGTCCACCTCTGCAAGAACCACTCTGTGCTCAACCTGCTCTTTCTGGGATACCCGTGAGTCTCTCCATACCCCCCGCCCTCACTCCTGTTAGGCAGGAGTCGCTGATACACACTGTCCTTTGATCTTAGGAAAATATCTATCTTTGTTCCGTTTGACAATTGGAGGTGTTCAATTCTGCAGTTTGAGATAAATTTCACTCTGCAAATGCATTCACGGTTGATAAGCTAGCGTCGCTTTGTGTTGAGGTTCTGAGTACTGCTTTGTTGGAAATGTTGGACTGATGAGCGTGCATGTGCAGCGCACGTCTGCCACATTGCTATGCTTTTTAAGCTCCTTTGACGGACGGACTCTGTTGTCATTATCAGGATTTTATGCAAAGAAGCCATGTAGGAGCACACATCTCAGCATCTGTCCTGCTGGCCTCCTTGTTCAAACTGGCTGTTGACTGATATAGAAATGACAAGTGCTACTGTCTTGAAGTTTTGCACTGGTGGGATGAAGAGACTCTGGCAGAATGAGTgaaattcatttcattttctgaacTGCAGCAGTCATCCTGTGGATGCATATGCACCCTAAACCTGCACCTCCAGGATTAATGAACAGTTCAGTGCTGACTTTCTTCTGCTATTTGCTGCGTGTGTGAAGCGACTGACGCGAAGAACCTGCTgatctgatttaaaaatgagGAATGGGCTGTTATTAAGTTACCTtgaattacatttatttgaccCATTTGACATAACTGAGGcataaaaatgcatctgttTTAGAAAATTCAGAATACACTCTAATAAGGAACATATTGAGATCATTTTCTATGCATTCTGATAGTTATCTTACCTTTTTAAATCTGCATTATTATTCCAGACTTTGACTTGTTCGTCCTTGTCCCCTTCCCTTTCTCCATTGGGGCAGATTTGGTGTGTATGTCCCACTTTGCTGTTTTCatcaggagggagggaaaagccCAACACCACCAGCAGACTGCGACTACCAGTCGGAAAGCCAGCAGACCGAACTCGCAGAGCCTCCTTTGTTCCGACCTCGAGACTTACTCTTCTTGTTAAGAGAGAATCTAAGGCAGCAGTtctcaacccccccacacatgcCTATTCACACGTGTCCCCcgcacacacattctcacacaccaGAGTTAATtagagcagaggtggaggaactAAAGAGCGACTTTAACCGGCGAATCAAGGAAGTGCTGTTTAACTCCCTCTTCAGTGCTTACTATGTCGCCTTCCTGCCTCTCTGCTTTGTCAAGGTTGGtagagtttttttcccccccctgaAAACTCTTTACCAAAAGTTTGCGATCAAACTCTCTGGTACTGTTAAAACCTCATGATATTCCGTCTGCGACATGTCTACAGAGCACCCAGTACTATGACATGCGCTGGTCTTGCGAGCATCTGATTATGGTGTGGATCAATGCGTTTGTGATGTTGATGAGCCAGCTGCTGCCACCGAGCTACTGCGACCTGCTCCACCGCTCAGCCGCTCACCTGGGCCG is drawn from Takifugu flavidus isolate HTHZ2018 chromosome 2, ASM371156v2, whole genome shotgun sequence and contains these coding sequences:
- the LOC130521925 gene encoding immunoglobulin-like domain-containing receptor 1, which codes for MRPLFAVLLLLLSILKVSVCIQVNVPEQQRTTFLFASVIIRCDYSTSASLQDVLVTWKYKSFCKDPVLEYYSTAYQSALQLGQDPSNDCPDRQRTVRTVLQKRGSNEAILGVEYRERKISVQNKADLVINEVMWWDNGVYYCTVDAPGDTSGDSDKEVKLIVYHWLTVLLIIIGILLLIMLFCICCCQCCPQKCCCYVRCPCCPRTCCCPEKAVMQHRMIKEAQRAMAPWMGGQPVYGPISHASTQMNPLLYSGSVSGKSIPLKAMPLPPPQSSAYSMPPPSHNGNITPANTNHMLDYLESQVRGMDMTSPLLQVPPHPPNHMQQVPPPHQHMPAAIPFSPGPPSMISALDDAPTERRIITLPPIREQRPNRNPPSAPKTRPPSSSESGRSGFGRRDERGAAGRRYPSPARSRGIPRSYSEDSMDGRSHGRARAGMDRPRSRSRDDLFDSRSRANYSPPAGRRSRGGSWSSDDEDSSRRGGARGGRGGGYGDKPPLYTEYEPGQKPGARYSDKSSRSGTSIVI
- the tmem39a gene encoding transmembrane protein 39A, whose protein sequence is MPGGRRGPSRQQLSRAALPSLQTLVGGNIANGTGLRNRSSNSMGLSAPPLSALITPEPVRHSRIPELPLDSSLLFEFLLFLYLLVALFVQYINIYRTVWWYPYSHPAASTSLNFHLMDYHLAIFITVMLARRLVWTVVSEVSQSSRGSLLRYMFLITARLSLLTMCGWVLCWTLVHLCKNHSVLNLLFLGYPFGVYVPLCCFHQEGGKSPTPPADCDYQSESQQTELAEPPLFRPRDLLFLLRENLRQQFSTPPHMPIHTCPPHTHSHTPELIRAEVEELKSDFNRRIKEVLFNSLFSAYYVAFLPLCFVKSTQYYDMRWSCEHLIMVWINAFVMLMSQLLPPSYCDLLHRSAAHLGRWQKLEHGSYSNAPQHLWSEGTIWPQGVLVRHSRCLYKAVGPYNVALPSDVSHARFYFLFHKPLRILNLLIWIESSVVLYQLYSLLRSERWNHTLSLGLILCCNYYVLFKLLRDRIVLGKAYSYPLSSNSLGLKSQ